The stretch of DNA GTTGCCGGTGCGGAAGAGCTCGACGACGCGGGCCTTGAGCTCGCCGGCGATCACCTTGTCGACCGCGAACAGAATGCGCTGGGTCGGGATCCGGTCCACGCCGTCCTCCAGCCCTTCGACCTGATTCACAAGGTCGGCGCCGGCATTGACGCGCAACACTCGGCCGCTGACCACGGCCAGCGAGCGCGAAAGCGCTTCCTCCATCGTGTTCGGGCGGTCGTGCCAGAAGGCCACGGCCCGCGCCGTGCCTTCGGGGATCTCGCCGGACAGCGGCCCCGACTCTCCGGACACCTCCGGAGTCAAGGACGCGAGATCATCCGGAGCGGTCGCCGCCGGAGCGTTGGCGTACTTGGTCGCGATGTCGTTGATGTTGTGCTGAACGAGGGTGTAGTACGTGTTGATGCTGTAGAAGTAGCCGCCGCCCATGCAGCCGCCGTCGTTCGAGTGGTCGAGCCCGAAGAGGTGCCCGACTTCCTGGCAGAAGATGCCGCGATAGCCGTTCGACGTATAGCTGTAAGAGCGATTGACCCGCGCATGGCCGTGGAGAATGTTGCAGCCGCTCGCGCTTTCGATCGACGCGATGCCGGCCCAGCCGGTGTTTCCGTAATACCCGTCGAAGACGCTCATCTCCGTGTGATAGTTGACGCGGGGAACCGACAGGATCGTCCTCGTGTCCCACTCGGAGACCGCGGCGTTCGCCTGGCTGGACAACGCCGCGGTGACGTACGCAGGGACGGTCCGGTTGGGCTGCCGCCAGCAACTCCAGTTGTGGGCCTGGGCGATCGCGGCTCCGAGAATGGTGGCCAGCACGCATGACGCGACGGTGGTGCAGGTTCTGGTTCGGAGGTTCACGGGCCTTCTCCTTTCCTTCTGGCGATTGCCTGGAAATGGACGAAGGGACCGACTCGCACCCGCGCGCTGAACGCCCGGCCGCGCGCAAATATCCGGACGACATCGATGGATGCGGGGGACCCGCGGCTCGAAGACACCCGAAGTGAATCGT from Candidatus Eisenbacteria bacterium encodes:
- a CDS encoding FlgD immunoglobulin-like domain containing protein is translated as MNLRTRTCTTVASCVLATILGAAIAQAHNWSCWRQPNRTVPAYVTAALSSQANAAVSEWDTRTILSVPRVNYHTEMSVFDGYYGNTGWAGIASIESASGCNILHGHARVNRSYSYTSNGYRGIFCQEVGHLFGLDHSNDGGCMGGGYFYSINTYYTLVQHNINDIATKYANAPAATAPDDLASLTPEVSGESGPLSGEIPEGTARAVAFWHDRPNTMEEALSRSLAVVSGRVLRVNAGADLVNQVEGLEDGVDRIPTQRILFAVDKVIAGELKARVVELFRTGNEDYILAEDPPYAEGERYVLFLTRADRGMYRTIAPEGRLKVTESGLELTSTREFMSELRGRSVESISSEVAQLSPMTGVPSGPLGLQLRQNAANPFKSRTSVSYALPGPSDVSLGVFDAQGRRIRGLVEGWQDGPRWYTVEWDGRDDRDQQTANGVYYIRLVTPQGMKSVSVVRIN